Proteins co-encoded in one Pocillopora verrucosa isolate sample1 chromosome 1, ASM3666991v2, whole genome shotgun sequence genomic window:
- the LOC131780910 gene encoding ras-related protein Rab-21, protein MASASRKNQFKVVLLGEGCVGKTSLMLRYVQDKFNDKHLTTLQASFLNKRLNIDGQRVNIAIWDTAGQERFHALGPIYYRDSNGAILVYDITDEDSFFKVKNWVKELKKMLGEDIALCIAGNKIDLEKDRHVEASEAEAYAKTVGAKHFHTSAKLNKGVEEMFFELAKQMLERQEKNEGNRDGIPDRGNSRRKNVVIVDEQPQRQSSSGCCGGGGS, encoded by the exons ATGGCTTCAGCGTCGCGTAAAAACCAATTCAAAGTGGTTTTGCTAGGGGAGGGCTGCGTTGGTAAGACGTCCCTTATGCTCCGATACGTACAAGACAAGTTCAACGATAAGCATTTAACTACCTTACAA GCATCATTCTTGAATAAAAGATTAAATATAGATGGGCAAAGAGTGAACATTGCAATATGG GACACAGCAGGCCAGGAAAGATTTCATGCTTTAGGACCAATTTATTACAGAGATAG cAATGGTGCAATTCTAGTTTATGATATAACAGATGAAGATTCCTTTTTCAAG GTGAAAAACTGGGTCAAGGAACTTAAGAAAATGTTGGGAGAAGATATTGCACTCTGCATAGCAG GAAACAAAATTGACCTCGAAAAAGACAGACATGTGGAGGCTTCAGAGGCAGAAGC GTATGCCAAGACAGTAGGGGCAAAGCACTTCCATACATCAGCAAAACTTAACAAAGGTGTAGAAGAAATGTTCTTTGAGCTTGCAAAGC AAATGTTGGAGAGACAAGAAAAAAACGAGGGCAATCGTGATGGAATACCTGACAGAGGAAATAGCAGGCGGAAGAATGTGGTAATAGTTGATGAACAACCCCAGCGACAGAGCAGTAGTGGTTGTTGTGGTGGAGGGGGATCATAG